The following proteins come from a genomic window of Salvia hispanica cultivar TCC Black 2014 chromosome 4, UniMelb_Shisp_WGS_1.0, whole genome shotgun sequence:
- the LOC125218934 gene encoding uncharacterized protein LOC125218934, with translation MYVCYIAGIYNVTGTPQKNQTDYDNEIKKIVNENLVEWDNTTRTIFDGEDSKNKRFGSFAPREAPSRGHRRTKGAIITPPRGRSKGKGRYTALRMNTSNPPFFEEEEDEDEDEDEDEEEEMMKK, from the exons ATGTATGTTTGTTATATTGCTGGCATATATAATGTCACAGGTACACCACAGAAGAATCAAACTGACTATGACAATGAG ATTAAGAAAATCGTAAATGAAAACCTTGTCGAATGGGATAACACCACTCGAACTATCTTTGATGGTGAAGATAG CAAAAATAAGAGATTTGGTTCGTTCGCGCCCAGAGAGGCTCCATCACGAGGTCATCGTAGAACGAAGGGGGCAATCATCACGCCCCCAAGAGGTCGCAGTAAGGGTAAAGGACGATACACTGCTCTAAGGATGAACACATCCAACCCTCCGTTTTTTGAAGAGGAGGAGGAcgaggatgaggatgaggatgaagatgaagaggaggagatgatgaagaaataa